The genomic segment ACTTTCAAAAATCCTGATATTGATGATTTCCATTCGAAAGATCAACGTCGAAGTGAGCCGGAGCAGCGCTCCCGGCGCTGCGATCGGCTTGAGCGACTTTTTTGCCCGATTTATTTGCTTTTTAAGTAGCTTTTGAGATCACTATAATAATTTTCATGAGAGCCGACCATGACAAGTTCTAAATCTTTGTCGGCTTTCCGATATGCCAACAAATATAAATTTGCTTTAAGTTTGAATTTATGGACAAATACGCCCCTCAAATCTCCTTTTTTCTCTTCGCTAATATTCGGCTTCTCGGCAATATTCTTTACCTCACGGTCTAAAGCTTCTTTTTCGGCTTTAGTCATCTTCTTAACTTTTTTCTCAAATAATTTTGATTGATAGATTTTCATTTTAACCTATCCAAACTTGTATTCTGTTTTCTCACCCTGATCCAATTCATCCAGTCCGAACAAGATTTCTTTAATAAGAGAATACGGCAAGTCTGGATTTTCTTCAGCACACTTTCCCAAACGTGCCCAGTGTTCGATTTGACCTGCAAGCGACCTGTGATCGATGCGACTAAATCTCTTCGCCTCATTAACTAGTTCTTCTGAAATTCTAACCGCTGTAGGCATATATTTCCTCCAGAATTCTTTTATGGTGCATAATATATCATAATGCAACATATTGCAATATATTGTTTCACGGGTAATGAAGAAATCAGCCGGAGCGCCGGTAGCGGCGATCGGGTTGAGAGATCTATTTGCTCTTATGGTCGGATTTCCACAAGCGTGCCACTTGGAACCAACTTATATACTTCTTTAATTCCTTTATTTGTAACGGCTATGCAGCCTTTTGTCCAGTCTAACCAAGCGTGAATCAAACCAAACCAACCTAACCCATTTTTAATGCCATGAATCATGATATTTCCACCTGGAGAAACGCCAAGCTCTTTTGCGCGTTTTTATCTTTTTCTGACATTCTGTTTCAGGAAGTATGCAATAACCGGATGAATCTTAAAATTTCATCCCTGCTCCTGAGAAAAGTTAAAATTTATCTTGACACATCATGGCTATTTGGCTATATGGCCAAATACGACAAGGGAGGACGTGCAATGAAAAGTTCCATCAAGCCTCAGTATGAGGCGCGGGCGGCAATCATCAAGGCGATGGCTCACCCCAGCCGTTTATTGATTATCGAAGAACTGAACAAAAACGAGCGTTGCGTTGGTGAATTGACGGATATGATCGGCGCGGACACGTCCACGGTCTCCAAGCACTTGAGCGTGCTGAAAAACGCCGGTCTGGTGACGGATGAAAAAAGGGCCAATTGCATTTACTATTCGCTGCGATGTCCCTGCATCATGAATTTCATCGGCTGTGTGGAAGATGTGTTGACCGCAAAAGCTGAAGATCACAAAATAATTATGAAATCCTGCAGAAAATAGGAGGTTCAAATTGAAAATAGAAATATTGGGAACGGGCTGTGCAAAATGTCATAAGTTGGAAGAGATGGTCAGGGAAGCCGTCAAAGCGGAAGGGATTTCAGCGGACATATCCAAGGTTGACGATATTAAAAAAATCATGGGGTACGGTGTTATGACAACGCCGGCGCTGGTCATTGACGGGAATGTAAAGGTTGCGGGCAAACTCCCATCTTCTGCGGAAATCAAACAACTGCTGGGCAGTAACTGAAAGGATCAATCAAAATGGCTGAGTGTTGCGTCGCGCCTGATAATGACAAGTCCAATAAACGGACGTATATTCCCTTTCTGCTGATACCGCTGGCGATTATCATTTATATCTTTTTGGATCCAGGGGTCGATTATCTGGTTTATAATATTTTGGGTTTGGATAAATCATCGCACTTGACTCAAGCGATTCGGTTTTTCCTTTACGACACGCCCAAAGTCATGATTCTGCTGACGGTCATCGTTTTTGTTGTGGGAATTAT from the Deltaproteobacteria bacterium HGW-Deltaproteobacteria-6 genome contains:
- a CDS encoding addiction module toxin RelE; this encodes MKIYQSKLFEKKVKKMTKAEKEALDREVKNIAEKPNISEEKKGDLRGVFVHKFKLKANLYLLAYRKADKDLELVMVGSHENYYSDLKSYLKSK
- a CDS encoding thioredoxin family protein, whose amino-acid sequence is MKIEILGTGCAKCHKLEEMVREAVKAEGISADISKVDDIKKIMGYGVMTTPALVIDGNVKVAGKLPSSAEIKQLLGSN
- a CDS encoding transcriptional regulator, translating into MKSSIKPQYEARAAIIKAMAHPSRLLIIEELNKNERCVGELTDMIGADTSTVSKHLSVLKNAGLVTDEKRANCIYYSLRCPCIMNFIGCVEDVLTAKAEDHKIIMKSCRK